A region from the Gemmatimonadota bacterium genome encodes:
- a CDS encoding thiamine pyrophosphate-dependent enzyme, which translates to MTQTIDGERALAWGAVEAGVGVVTGYPGSPGTNTFNAMAEMAKDHGHHAEWCINERIALDMAAGASQGGKRALVCLKSVGMNVALDTLMVLNMTGVHAGLVIVMGDDPGAWGSQNEQDTRTLGPLAELPMLEPATPGEGRDMIKWAFEYSESLQSIVILRLTRSYSVSTQALSDFRPIAQHPIHEPDREPMSWISALRTTEGNHTELHEKIARATAQFSDLPFNRIDGNGKKGIIACGLVHTKLLDALDGADTSDLSILKLSALYPLPQKLIADFLAKCSDVLVVEEVDPYVEDAIKAIGYDAGFTPPILGKRTGHLTSVGELFRWQIQNALDDYLPGFSPTTRYTEENWESEKPFRKNHCAGCPFTEILTALREEANALNQNPFISADPGCVVMAAPMLDTKLSMGSAIGVACGLSKTDIAERTIAICGDSAFYHGGINALVHARATGATPIVMVLDNGGSLTTGGQTTPDQGVQINGEAGPQVTMRDLALACGASRVREVQEQDTDDQMRAVFRDALQDPTLNLVIVRKPCREV; encoded by the coding sequence ATGACCCAAACCATTGATGGAGAACGCGCCCTTGCCTGGGGTGCGGTAGAAGCGGGTGTCGGCGTTGTAACCGGGTATCCCGGTTCGCCCGGCACAAACACATTTAACGCCATGGCCGAAATGGCCAAAGACCACGGACACCACGCCGAATGGTGTATCAATGAACGCATTGCCCTGGATATGGCTGCCGGTGCATCACAGGGCGGCAAGCGCGCGCTCGTATGTCTCAAAAGCGTGGGCATGAACGTCGCGCTCGATACCCTGATGGTACTCAACATGACCGGTGTACACGCCGGACTCGTCATTGTCATGGGCGATGACCCCGGCGCCTGGGGATCGCAAAACGAGCAAGATACACGCACCCTTGGACCCCTGGCCGAACTTCCAATGCTCGAACCCGCCACACCAGGGGAAGGCCGCGACATGATAAAATGGGCTTTCGAATACTCAGAAAGCCTGCAATCCATCGTGATATTGCGCCTGACCAGAAGTTATAGCGTCAGCACGCAGGCCCTTTCCGACTTCCGCCCCATAGCGCAACACCCCATCCACGAACCCGACCGCGAGCCAATGAGCTGGATATCGGCACTTCGCACAACCGAAGGCAACCACACAGAATTACACGAAAAAATCGCGCGCGCCACCGCACAATTTAGCGACCTGCCCTTCAATCGCATAGATGGCAATGGAAAGAAGGGCATCATCGCCTGTGGCCTGGTACATACTAAACTCCTCGACGCACTCGACGGAGCCGACACATCTGACCTCTCCATCCTCAAACTCAGTGCCCTGTACCCCCTTCCGCAAAAACTCATCGCGGACTTTCTCGCAAAATGTAGCGATGTACTGGTCGTTGAAGAAGTCGATCCCTATGTTGAAGACGCCATCAAAGCCATTGGTTACGACGCCGGTTTTACGCCGCCAATCCTGGGCAAACGCACGGGACATCTCACCAGCGTGGGTGAACTCTTCCGCTGGCAAATACAAAACGCACTCGACGACTATCTCCCGGGTTTCTCGCCAACCACGCGCTACACCGAAGAAAATTGGGAAAGCGAAAAACCCTTTCGCAAAAATCACTGCGCTGGCTGCCCCTTCACGGAAATCCTTACTGCACTACGCGAAGAAGCCAATGCCCTCAACCAAAACCCCTTTATATCTGCCGACCCGGGCTGCGTGGTAATGGCCGCTCCCATGCTCGACACCAAACTCTCGATGGGATCCGCCATTGGCGTGGCCTGTGGCCTGAGCAAAACGGATATTGCCGAACGCACCATTGCGATATGTGGCGACTCCGCCTTTTATCACGGCGGCATCAATGCCCTCGTCCATGCGCGCGCCACAGGTGCGACACCCATTGTTATGGTACTCGACAATGGCGGTTCGCTCACCACTGGCGGACAAACCACCCCCGATCAGGGCGTTCAAATAAACGGCGAAGCCGGACCGCAAGTCACCATGCGCGACCTCGCCCTTGCCTGTGGTGCATCGCGAGTCCGCGAAGTACAGGAACAAGACACCGACGACCAGATGCGCGCTGTATTCCGAGACGCCCTTCAGGATCCCACCCTCAACCTCGTCATCGTGCGAAAGCCGTGCCGAGAAGTATAA